The Arachis hypogaea cultivar Tifrunner chromosome 19, arahy.Tifrunner.gnm2.J5K5, whole genome shotgun sequence genome has a window encoding:
- the LOC112779672 gene encoding laccase-15-like → MKILTSLGILLFLNVILVTCQAMGHHKFVVRDAPFTKLCSAKNILTVNGEFPGPTLYVTKGESIIVDVYNRANYNITIHWHGVNQPRYPWSDGPEFITQCAIQPGGLFSQKVIFSEEEGTLWWHAHSDWSRATVHGAIVIKPKPGNTYPFPMPDREVPIILGEWWKEDIVQVFNNFETGGGDPVVSDAYTINGQPGDLYNCSNNETFKLNVEHGKTYLLRMVHAGMQDLLFFAIAQHQLTVVGSDGSYVKPFKVDYITISPGQTMDVLLEANQPLDRYYMAAKVYSSASNVAFDNTTTTAILQYEKGKQIIPSFSSRTPHMPSLPSSNDTNASINMISQMRSLADEAHPIDVPLNITTNLFYTVSVNTLPCSTCEGSHIPGNRLAASVNNISFQLPSGNNILNAYYNHLQGVYTQDFPDVPPELFDFTSSNLSTFLRTPSVDTEVKVLEYGSTVELVLQGTNLLAGTEHPMHFHGHSFYVVGWGFGNFDKDKDPFTYNLVDPPYQNTVAIPKNGWVTIRFKAQNPGVWFMHCHLERHVSWGMAMTFIVKDGKNPEEQMLPPPRDMPHCQNIQSLIQKLESFFF, encoded by the exons ATGAAAATCCTCACTAGCTTAGGAATATTATTGTTTCTCAATGTCATTCTAGTTACTTGCCAGGCAATGGGGCACCATAAGTTTGTG GTGAGAGATGCTCCCTTCACAAAGCTTTGCAGTGCAAAGAACATCTTAACAGTAAATGGAGAATTTCCAGGGCCAACATTGTATGTTACGAAAGGAGAAAGCATAATTGTTGATGTGTATAACAGAGCAAACTATAACATCACTATTCATTGGCATGGAGTGAACCAACCAAGATATCCATGGTCCGATGGCCCTGAATTCATCACTCAGTGTGCCATTCAACCTGGTGGTTTGTTCTCTCAAAAGGTTATCTTTTCTGAAGAGGAAGGCACACTTTGGTGGCATGCTCACAGTGATTGGTCTCGTGCTACTGTTCACGGTGCTATTGTCATTAAACCCAAGCCTGGAAATACATATCCATTTCCAATGCCAGATAGAGAGGTCCCCATTATACTAG GTGAATGGTGGAAGGAAGACATTGTCCAAGTTTTCAATAACTTTGAAACGGGGGGAGGAGATCCTGTTGTTTCAGATGCTTATACTATCAATGGCCAACCTGGTGATCTTTATAATTGCTCAAACAATG AAACCTTCAAACTAAATGTGGAACATGGCAAGACATATCTTCTGAGAATGGTGCATGCTGGAATGCAAGACCTTCTCTTCTTTGCAATTGCGCAGCACCAATTGACAGTGGTGGGAAGCGATGGAAGCTATGTGAAGCCATTCAAAGTGGATTACATAACAATATCACCAGGTCAAACCATGGATGTGTTGCTTGAAGCTAATCAACCTTTGGATCGTTATTACATGGCTGCCAAAGTGTATTCAAGTGCTTCCAATGTTGCATTTGACAACACAACCACCACAGCCATTCTGCAATACGAAAAGGGAAAACAAATTAttccatcattttcatcaagaaccCCTCACATGCCTTCACTTCCATCTTCCAATGACACCAATGCATCTATCAACATGATAAGTCAAATGAGAAGCTTAGCAGATGAAGCACATCCAATTGATGTGCCATTGAACATAACCACCAACCTGTTCTACACAGTTTCGGTGAATACATTACCATGTTCAACATGCGAAGGTAGTCATATACCAGGGAACCGCCTTGCAGCAAGTGTAAATAACATAAGCTTCCAATTGCCATCGGGAAACAACATTTTGAATGCTTACTATAACCACCTTCAAGGTGTATATACACAAGATTTTCCAGATGTGCCACCAGAACTATTTGATTTCACTTCTTCCAATTTGTCCACATTTCTTAGAACTCCATCGGTAGATACAGAGGTGAAGGTGCTTGAGTATGGGTCCACGGTGGAGCTTGTTCTTCAAGGGACTAATTTGCTGGCTGGTACTGAGCATCCAATGCACTTTCATGGTCATAGTTTCTATGTAGTTGGATGGGGATTCGGAAACTTTGACAAAGATAAAGATCCTTTCACTTATAATCTTGTTGATCCTCCTTATCAGAATACCGTCGCTATACCCAAAAATGGATGGGTAACCATAAGATTCAAGGCACAAAATCCAGGTGTGTGGTTCATGCATTGCCACTTAGAGCGACATGTGAGTTGGGGAATGGCTATGACTTTCATTGTCAAAGATGGAAAGAATCCTGAAGAGCAGATGTTGCCACCACCACGAGACATGCCACACTGTCAAAATATTCAGTCATTAATACAAAAATTAGAGTcattctttttttag